The Hymenobacter sp. 5317J-9 genome has a window encoding:
- a CDS encoding TSUP family transporter, with product MLSQNLIDMWWIYALLSAVFAALTAVLAKIGIRGVDSNLATALRTVVIYRHLNVAKKVELGNPGMVLGGALTGFLSGLTGSAGPTGALFFLGLNLPPVAYVASAAFASLVLHLTKTIVYSKYALVTTKGLLVGTFTGVAMIGGSYTGKLLLSRISKEKFLMVVEGLIVVFGLQMMFVA from the coding sequence GTGTTGTCACAAAACCTGATTGATATGTGGTGGATATACGCCCTGCTGTCGGCCGTTTTCGCGGCTCTCACCGCCGTGCTGGCCAAAATCGGTATCCGGGGCGTCGACTCGAATCTGGCCACGGCCCTGCGCACGGTCGTGATTTATCGCCACCTCAACGTGGCCAAAAAGGTGGAACTGGGCAACCCCGGCATGGTGCTGGGCGGTGCGCTCACAGGCTTCCTCTCGGGCCTGACGGGCAGCGCCGGACCCACCGGAGCCTTGTTTTTCCTGGGCCTGAACCTGCCGCCGGTGGCCTACGTGGCCAGCGCCGCCTTTGCCTCGCTGGTACTACACCTCACCAAAACCATTGTATACAGCAAGTACGCCCTCGTCACGACCAAAGGCCTGCTGGTGGGCACCTTCACCGGCGTGGCCATGATTGGGGGCAGCTACACCGGCAAGCTGCTGCTGAGCCGCATCTCCAAGGAGAAATTCCTCATGGTAGTCGAAGGCCTGATTGTGGTCTTCGGGCTGCAGATGATGTTCGTGGCGTAG
- a CDS encoding phosphatase PAP2 family protein: protein MPTYFARFVALLLAHRRRLLKLLLLGVVLPWTVFLKASSEIEEGEGFYGDLPLLRWAHAHARPALDSLSLFFSAIGGPVPMAVAAVLFTGVLAWRRQPRHAWFFGLAVGGAAALNLLAKAILGRPRPAFWASLAPETSYSFPSGHAMGSAAVVLALGLLLARRRWRVWGPGAVFVLGVGFSRVYLGVHYPSDVLSGWIAALGWVTGVYVLLPPNQRPT from the coding sequence ATGCCCACGTACTTCGCCCGATTTGTTGCCCTGCTGCTGGCCCATCGGCGGCGCCTGCTGAAGCTGCTGCTGCTGGGCGTGGTGCTGCCCTGGACCGTCTTCCTGAAAGCCAGCTCCGAAATCGAGGAAGGCGAGGGCTTCTACGGCGACTTGCCACTCCTGCGCTGGGCGCACGCCCACGCCCGCCCCGCGCTCGATTCGCTGAGTTTGTTCTTCTCCGCCATCGGCGGTCCCGTGCCCATGGCGGTAGCGGCCGTGCTGTTTACCGGCGTGCTGGCGTGGCGCCGGCAGCCCCGCCACGCGTGGTTCTTTGGCTTGGCCGTGGGCGGAGCCGCGGCGCTCAACCTGCTGGCCAAGGCCATTCTGGGGCGGCCTCGGCCGGCGTTCTGGGCGTCGCTGGCGCCCGAAACGTCCTACAGCTTTCCCAGCGGGCACGCCATGGGCTCGGCCGCCGTGGTGCTGGCGCTGGGCCTGCTGTTGGCCCGTCGGCGCTGGCGGGTGTGGGGGCCGGGAGCGGTGTTCGTGCTGGGCGTGGGCTTTTCGCGGGTCTACCTGGGCGTGCATTATCCCAGCGACGTGCTTTCGGGCTGGATAGCCGCGCTGGGCTGGGTCACGGGCGTTTACGTGCTACTGCCGCCTAACCAGCGGCCGACCTGA